CAGATTCACCTACCGAATACTCGCCGATATAGAGGCGGTTCCGTAAGATTTCGCTAATTGACCTCGGTCTCCACTTCCCCCCGTTTCTTGTGCCGATTTCTCGTTCTTGTAGACCATTGACGACTGCGGGCATTGACCGTTTTTCAATACATTTCGTGAAGATCCACTTAACCAGCTTTTTTTCTTCGACATCGACAGATAGCCTGCCATCCTCCCCTACGTGGTATCCTAATGGAGGCGAATTATTTGGCCAACGACCCTCAGCAGCCATTGCTTCGATTCCCATTTTAGTTCGCTGTTGAATCAGATCTCGCTCAAACTCAGCAGCACTGGCGATATTTCGAAAATTAAAACGACCAGCTGGCATTGTCGTGTCTAATTGCTCGGTGATACTATGCAATGATACGTTCATCTCCCGAAATTCCTCCTCAAGCTGCACAGCGTGTATAAGGCTTCTAGAGAGCCGATCTAGTTTCCAGAATACTATTACGTCAAACTTTTTTTGTTCAGCCTCAAGTCTCATTCTGCGAAACATCGGACGATCTGTATCCTTTCCACTCTCTGCCTCATCGCGAAACACATAGGCAACATCCCAGTTCCGCAGTTCACATCGTTCGACGCATAAACGGACCTGCTCACTAAGCGAATAACCCTGTGACTGCTTCAGGGATGATGTCCTGGCATAGACCGCAGCGCGTATGGTTCGAGATTCACTACCATCACCCGGATCCAATGTTTGATACCAATGATCTACTTGTGCCATTCTATCGTTCATTCCATCTTCGAATTTCTAAGAGCCGAACCCGAATCGTCTCCTTCGTTACCCCGCACGCCTCGGCGATTTCCCGTTGGGTGACTCCCTCACTCGAAACGCTATACAATGCCGCTCCAGCCCATGCTGCAGGATTCGTACCTGAAATATTCGTTGATCCCTGTACCTCTATTAGAAGATCCTCTGTCTCCTCCAGAGTACTCTCGTCGGAAGGGAGAAATTGGCCGAGATAGGTGAGGTAATCTTCGGGTCTGGGTACTACCGGATCGATCTCCAGACCATCTCGTATGAGCCGTACGTGATCTATGACCGAATCTTCCGAGATGGAATCGGGTCCGGCGATGAATTTCAGCGGTCTTGCCTTCCCTAATTCTTGCGTCGCGAGGAACACACAACTCGCGATGATCTGGGTTTTCTTTCGCCCAACGGTGATTCGCTCCTCGAGCGCACCAGCGTAAATTTCGGCTGCCCGCTCCCTTTCACTCGTTGAGAGACCAATCTCGTCGGCGATCTGCTCCAAGAACCCCAGGCCGTCTGCAACTTGCTTTTGAGTGCCGTTCTCGACAGTGACAAACTCACTCCACTCCTGGTCTATCTCCTCGTCATCTGACCCCTTGTTTTCCAGTGCAGGCGTCTCGCATTCCACGGCCTTCGAGATATCGTGAACAACGTATCCGCACGTCTCACAAAGAGAATCGAATAACTCGATCTCCCCATCGAGATCCGACGAACCGCACTGGGGGCAGATTGGTTCACTCGTCATTCTCCATCTGATATGCCTGGGATGGTTTCTCATCTGGCATCGGACCATGAAGGGGCGAGGGTACTTTCTCACTCAAACAGGCCTTGCACACAGGAGGATCGGACGTATCTCGGTCCCACTCGATAACATCCCAATCGTATTTCCGGGTACAGCTATCGCAGCGCCATTTACCCACGGTATTCGTTTCAGCCAACTCCGGATACCTATGGGCAAGTGTCGGCGTCAGCACAGCCTCAGGATCCGACTCGAGATAATCAACGACCTTCTTTCTCGGGTAATCTGCAAACAGAGGTAGAAACCCTCTGACGTCCTCGTCCTGATGAACCGTCTCCCCCCTGCCACAGCGTTCTCTATACGAGCAGAACCCGCACTCCCAATCGAATTCCGGGTCTGCTTGAGGGAGCTGCTCATTGATTCTGGACCTAGTATGTGCCACCGCCCATTGTAGAACAACAGTCCTCCAGAATACGGGATCGAACTCTACGTGAAATGCACTCGCCTCAAACGTATCTCGACTTCCATAGAGAATGATTGCATCAGTCACGTTCTGCTCATGCTGCTGTGAGAGCCCGTACAGGTACGGATGGATCTGTGCTCTGTGATGTCGATTCGGAGCTTCAAGATTTGAGATCGAGGATTTCGTTTTGACTTCGACCAAGATCAGCGGTTGACCGTCCTCCGCAACGATGACCGGATCGGTTTCGCCTCTAAACTGGAGCTCGCCTATCTCGGTTTCGACGGTAAAGTCGACCCAATACGAGTTGCCCACGTACACTCGGTCAGGGACCACATCCTCAAGATAGGAAAGGACGAATTCCTCTTCAAACTTGGACCCCAGCCAGAAGATACCATGGGGGTCTTCGTTCTCTTCGGGTGCGTTGAGTTGTCGATAGTAGAGCTTCCGTGAGCACTGGAGAAGTGAGCTTGGTGAGTGTCGTTTCGGATCGGGAACTGAGGAGGGCT
This region of Halalkalicoccus sp. CGA53 genomic DNA includes:
- a CDS encoding transcription initiation factor IIB family protein; amino-acid sequence: MTSEPICPQCGSSDLDGEIELFDSLCETCGYVVHDISKAVECETPALENKGSDDEEIDQEWSEFVTVENGTQKQVADGLGFLEQIADEIGLSTSERERAAEIYAGALEERITVGRKKTQIIASCVFLATQELGKARPLKFIAGPDSISEDSVIDHVRLIRDGLEIDPVVPRPEDYLTYLGQFLPSDESTLEETEDLLIEVQGSTNISGTNPAAWAGAALYSVSSEGVTQREIAEACGVTKETIRVRLLEIRRWNER
- a CDS encoding CRISPR-associated protein Cas4: MSRISSRTTNGKEDDPKEDEEDVSKVIESILSGDFQGWYEEKKAKDNLKNGKPYYNEPSSVPDPKRHSPSSLLQCSRKLYYRQLNAPEENEDPHGIFWLGSKFEEEFVLSYLEDVVPDRVYVGNSYWVDFTVETEIGELQFRGETDPVIVAEDGQPLILVEVKTKSSISNLEAPNRHHRAQIHPYLYGLSQQHEQNVTDAIILYGSRDTFEASAFHVEFDPVFWRTVVLQWAVAHTRSRINEQLPQADPEFDWECGFCSYRERCGRGETVHQDEDVRGFLPLFADYPRKKVVDYLESDPEAVLTPTLAHRYPELAETNTVGKWRCDSCTRKYDWDVIEWDRDTSDPPVCKACLSEKVPSPLHGPMPDEKPSQAYQMENDE
- a CDS encoding recombinase family protein — encoded protein: MAQVDHWYQTLDPGDGSESRTIRAAVYARTSSLKQSQGYSLSEQVRLCVERCELRNWDVAYVFRDEAESGKDTDRPMFRRMRLEAEQKKFDVIVFWKLDRLSRSLIHAVQLEEEFREMNVSLHSITEQLDTTMPAGRFNFRNIASAAEFERDLIQQRTKMGIEAMAAEGRWPNNSPPLGYHVGEDGRLSVDVEEKKLVKWIFTKCIEKRSMPAVVNGLQEREIGTRNGGKWRPRSISEILRNRLYIGEYSVGESEHYFEEYRLIDNDLFYTARKIRRRFVDNAQVRDEMNGNRKQKEISEIFNQYQELLRTID